Proteins encoded within one genomic window of Synechococcus sp. PCC 7335:
- a CDS encoding ABC transporter ATP-binding protein: MGNLRLTAITKRFGAIAANDNVYLTVREGSIHGLLGENGAGKSTLMNILSGLYQPDSGKIFLGEEQIQIRSPADAIRYGIGMIHQHFMLVNQLTVVENVILGQSKRAGTGLRLNLKEQSQAIAHLAKTYGLEVPPMSVVSTLPVGIQQRVEILKVLYRQARILILDEPTAVLTPSEIQSFLNVLKQLAARNHTIIFISHKLDEVMAACDEVTILRRGQVIRTLPTNKTSRTELARLMVDRAIEINTRPSPQRAGDVVLDIQDLWVSAEHREVAALQGLSLQLRAGEIFGIAGVDGNGQRELADVIARLLPIQKGSIQIISPTPSTKPRSTSIAYIPEDRQKQGLVLSFSIARNLIIKAFSKLPFCRQWILRKKEITAHANQAIQAFDIRASSPQLKASQLSGGNQQKIILARELAGRPALIIAMQPTRGLDIGATAAVQQSLLAQRGQGAAILYISTELEEVMAMSDRLGVIYRGQLIDSLDPHTATLEQVGLLMAGQASAEPQESNGSV, encoded by the coding sequence ATGGGCAATCTGCGCCTAACGGCAATCACAAAGCGGTTTGGTGCGATCGCGGCAAACGACAACGTTTATCTGACTGTTCGTGAGGGCTCTATTCACGGTTTGCTCGGTGAAAATGGAGCTGGTAAATCCACCTTGATGAACATTCTTTCTGGACTCTATCAGCCAGATTCAGGAAAAATTTTTCTAGGGGAAGAGCAGATACAAATTAGATCGCCCGCCGATGCAATTCGTTATGGCATTGGCATGATTCATCAGCACTTTATGCTGGTAAATCAGCTAACAGTGGTAGAGAACGTAATTTTAGGCCAGTCGAAAAGAGCGGGCACGGGGCTACGGCTAAACCTAAAAGAACAATCTCAGGCGATCGCCCACTTAGCAAAAACCTACGGTCTAGAAGTGCCACCAATGTCTGTTGTCAGTACGCTTCCAGTAGGAATACAACAGAGAGTTGAAATTCTCAAAGTTCTCTATCGTCAGGCTCGCATCTTGATCTTAGATGAGCCAACAGCTGTCCTAACGCCAAGCGAGATTCAGTCTTTTCTAAACGTTTTGAAGCAGCTCGCAGCTCGCAACCACACCATTATCTTTATTAGTCATAAGCTAGACGAGGTAATGGCTGCCTGCGACGAGGTAACGATTCTTCGGCGTGGCCAAGTCATCAGAACTCTGCCTACGAACAAAACCAGCCGCACTGAGCTAGCACGGCTAATGGTAGATAGGGCCATTGAGATCAATACTAGACCGTCGCCTCAGCGAGCGGGTGATGTTGTTCTTGATATTCAAGATCTTTGGGTTAGTGCTGAACATCGAGAGGTAGCGGCGCTACAAGGGCTATCTTTACAGCTGCGAGCGGGTGAGATCTTTGGAATCGCCGGTGTTGATGGCAATGGGCAAAGAGAACTAGCCGATGTGATCGCCCGCCTTCTGCCTATTCAAAAAGGCTCAATTCAAATTATCTCTCCAACGCCCTCAACCAAACCTAGGTCTACCTCCATTGCCTACATCCCGGAAGATAGACAAAAGCAGGGATTAGTCCTCAGCTTTTCGATCGCTCGAAACCTGATTATCAAAGCTTTCTCCAAGCTACCTTTTTGTCGACAGTGGATACTCAGGAAAAAAGAGATCACCGCTCATGCCAACCAAGCAATTCAAGCTTTTGACATTCGAGCAAGTAGCCCACAGCTTAAGGCTAGTCAGCTCTCCGGTGGTAACCAGCAAAAGATTATTTTGGCCCGCGAGTTAGCAGGTCGTCCGGCGCTGATTATAGCAATGCAGCCAACTAGAGGACTCGATATCGGCGCGACCGCAGCCGTTCAGCAAAGTTTACTCGCCCAGCGAGGGCAGGGCGCAGCTATTCTGTATATCTCAACTGAATTAGAAGAAGTCATGGCAATGAGCGATCGCCTGGGCGTTATCTATCGCGGCCAGCTAATCGATAGTCTAGATCCCCATACCGCCACACTAGAGCAAGTTGGCCTGTTGATGGCAGGTCAGGCCTCAGCAGAGCCTCAGGAGTCTAATGGGTCTGTCTAG
- a CDS encoding BMP family protein, with the protein MVDRFNRRRFLGYGAATTFSSILLKACASPSTEVENTNVESGDSKADSAVKGLAIALPGTITDGGWNQLGYEGVKRAGDQLNIEVAYVEQVDNADQTEALADFARQGYGLVVGHGGQFDAAIEQVALDFPEAFFLGVNGDIAGDNYACVRTNYNQMLYLSGMIGAAMSQSKKLAYLAGMEFKSTQQQGAAMDLGAKAMDPSAEVVSSFVGDFNDIAKAKESALALIASGVDVIFHNLDNSAPAVLQACEAAGIYAIGNNVDQFELAPEAILTSAIQDIGGAITEVAALSATGEIEGKKYVIGLESPELVRFGTFNQAVPPEVREQVDAVAADMVADKLTFEDTEENGKASVKVVMS; encoded by the coding sequence ATGGTAGATCGTTTTAACCGACGCCGATTTTTGGGATATGGCGCAGCTACTACATTCAGCAGTATCTTACTTAAGGCTTGCGCTTCTCCTAGCACAGAGGTAGAAAACACAAACGTAGAGAGTGGTGATTCAAAGGCAGATTCAGCGGTCAAGGGGCTAGCGATCGCCCTGCCCGGAACAATCACAGATGGAGGCTGGAACCAGCTAGGCTATGAAGGAGTCAAACGTGCGGGCGATCAGCTTAATATAGAGGTCGCCTATGTTGAACAGGTTGATAACGCCGATCAAACAGAGGCCTTAGCCGATTTTGCCCGTCAGGGGTACGGGCTAGTAGTTGGGCATGGAGGCCAGTTTGATGCAGCCATTGAGCAGGTAGCACTTGACTTTCCAGAGGCTTTCTTTCTCGGCGTTAATGGCGACATCGCCGGCGACAACTATGCCTGTGTACGCACAAACTACAATCAAATGCTGTATCTTAGCGGGATGATTGGCGCGGCTATGAGCCAGTCAAAGAAGCTAGCTTACCTAGCCGGGATGGAATTTAAGTCTACGCAACAGCAGGGCGCAGCGATGGACCTAGGTGCGAAGGCTATGGATCCAAGTGCTGAAGTTGTGTCGAGTTTTGTGGGAGATTTTAATGATATTGCCAAGGCTAAGGAGTCAGCGTTGGCTTTGATCGCTAGTGGCGTCGATGTCATCTTTCATAATCTAGATAATTCAGCCCCAGCAGTTTTACAAGCTTGTGAAGCAGCCGGTATCTATGCCATCGGCAATAACGTCGATCAGTTTGAACTAGCACCCGAGGCCATCTTAACCAGTGCCATCCAAGATATTGGTGGCGCCATCACCGAAGTTGCCGCTCTATCAGCTACGGGCGAGATTGAAGGAAAGAAATATGTCATTGGATTAGAAAGTCCTGAACTTGTTAGGTTTGGAACTTTCAATCAGGCCGTACCGCCAGAAGTACGAGAGCAGGTAGACGCGGTGGCGGCTGATATGGTGGCTGATAAGCTCACTTTTGAAGACACTGAAGAAAATGGTAAAGCGTCTGTCAAAGTCGTCATGTCGTAA
- a CDS encoding nucleoside deaminase has protein sequence MSDLTSTQIIEHLRYANTIAMRAQQFGHHPFGAILVAPDDQTVLMAQGNVDTVNHAESVLLRTAVTNFSAKYLWNCTLYTTVEPCAMCAATQYWANVGRLVYGLSETTLLEITKNHSENPTLNLPCREVFSRGQKSITIEGPVAEVESEIAAVHRRFWQRML, from the coding sequence ATGAGTGATCTAACTTCTACCCAGATTATCGAGCATTTACGTTACGCGAATACAATTGCCATGCGCGCTCAGCAATTTGGACATCATCCCTTTGGAGCAATCTTGGTTGCTCCTGATGATCAGACCGTTTTGATGGCGCAAGGCAACGTCGATACGGTGAACCACGCCGAGTCTGTTCTATTGAGAACCGCAGTGACTAACTTTAGTGCTAAATACTTGTGGAACTGTACCCTTTATACAACAGTCGAACCTTGCGCCATGTGCGCAGCAACTCAATACTGGGCGAATGTTGGACGGTTAGTGTACGGTCTTTCTGAAACAACCTTGTTAGAAATTACCAAAAATCATTCTGAGAACCCAACTCTAAACTTGCCCTGCCGAGAGGTTTTTAGTCGAGGTCAAAAGTCAATTACGATTGAAGGGCCAGTGGCTGAAGTTGAGTCTGAAATAGCAGCTGTTCATCGACGCTTCTGGCAAAGGATGCTGTAG
- a CDS encoding alpha/beta fold hydrolase, which produces MEFYTWQAYRCAYETISADTLSPDTPLDNQSSQKPVLENSPPALLLIHPIGVGLSRHFWQPFIEAWQTARSAQKIYNLDLLGCGDSDMPRRAYYPQDWAEQIAYFIDQIAQEPVVLVVQGALLPVALKLMSLPAATWVRGLVLSGPPAWPLMTTSTPTWKSKLAWSLFSSPLGSAFYRYARREEFLKSFSERQLFARPEDVTDDWLMMLRKGSRNMNSRYAVFSFLAGFWREDYESAINSIQQPVLVVMGESASTIDRDVAKQVDKVAQKSQQRLKPYLVHLPVASGVGIAARNIPPYESAYDFSQVVRTFVQNLPGQPDRINKE; this is translated from the coding sequence ATGGAGTTTTATACCTGGCAAGCGTATCGCTGTGCTTATGAAACAATTTCAGCCGATACGCTTTCACCTGATACGCCTTTAGATAATCAGTCGTCACAAAAGCCCGTATTGGAAAATAGCCCACCGGCACTGCTGCTTATTCATCCGATAGGCGTTGGTCTTTCTCGTCATTTCTGGCAGCCTTTCATCGAAGCTTGGCAGACTGCTCGTTCAGCCCAGAAAATTTACAACCTCGATCTACTGGGCTGCGGCGATAGCGATATGCCACGGCGGGCCTACTATCCGCAAGACTGGGCTGAGCAGATTGCTTACTTTATCGACCAGATAGCACAAGAGCCGGTTGTTCTTGTCGTACAAGGTGCGCTATTGCCAGTCGCGCTCAAGCTGATGAGTTTACCGGCAGCCACATGGGTGAGAGGGCTGGTTCTTTCTGGTCCACCCGCTTGGCCACTGATGACAACTTCAACACCAACTTGGAAGTCAAAGCTAGCTTGGTCTCTATTTAGTTCACCTTTGGGTAGTGCGTTCTATCGATATGCCCGGCGAGAAGAGTTCTTAAAGTCCTTTTCTGAGCGACAGCTATTTGCAAGGCCTGAAGATGTGACGGATGACTGGCTAATGATGCTGCGTAAGGGGTCACGCAATATGAACAGTCGATATGCGGTATTTTCCTTCTTAGCGGGGTTTTGGCGAGAAGACTATGAAAGTGCAATCAACAGCATTCAACAGCCTGTGCTAGTGGTAATGGGTGAGAGTGCCTCTACGATTGATCGAGATGTAGCTAAGCAGGTTGATAAGGTTGCCCAAAAGTCGCAGCAAAGACTAAAACCTTATCTAGTTCACTTGCCCGTTGCCAGTGGAGTGGGCATTGCCGCCCGGAACATTCCGCCTTACGAATCGGCCTACGATTTTAGTCAGGTAGTTCGCACTTTTGTTCAAAATCTCCCTGGTCAGCCCGATCGAATAAATAAAGAATAG
- a CDS encoding pentapeptide repeat-containing protein, giving the protein MADWMNACQLGAIALSKKYRAGCRNFERIDLKDHHLVSFQLSNTRLCWTDLTNADLTDSFLDQADLTGAMMWRTQLNYARLLWANLHQAVMVRCEADSANFTGANLHRADLRLASLRGACLAGTDLRGAKLCYSDLSGADLTGADLTGADLTGANLTGTCIKAVCWRAAVLPQEQVDLTIAADLKQAVAEMDSDPKRRPLTAV; this is encoded by the coding sequence GTGGCAGATTGGATGAATGCTTGTCAGCTAGGTGCGATCGCACTTTCAAAAAAATATCGAGCAGGCTGTCGTAACTTTGAGCGAATTGATCTCAAAGATCATCATTTGGTCTCATTTCAGCTTTCTAACACGCGACTTTGTTGGACAGATCTGACCAATGCTGATCTAACTGATAGCTTCCTAGATCAGGCGGATCTAACCGGCGCTATGATGTGGCGTACTCAGCTTAATTATGCTCGTCTGCTGTGGGCGAATCTCCATCAGGCGGTCATGGTTCGCTGCGAAGCCGATAGCGCTAACTTTACGGGTGCGAACTTGCACCGAGCCGACCTGCGTCTAGCTAGTTTGAGAGGCGCTTGTCTTGCAGGCACAGACCTACGTGGTGCCAAACTCTGCTACAGCGATTTGAGCGGCGCTGACCTAACCGGCGCTGACCTAACCGGTGCCGATCTGACCGGCGCCAACCTAACCGGTACCTGCATTAAAGCAGTTTGCTGGCGAGCAGCCGTCCTCCCTCAAGAACAGGTCGATCTAACAATAGCCGCTGACTTGAAGCAAGCAGTCGCCGAAATGGACAGTGATCCGAAACGTAGACCGCTGACGGCTGTTTAA